Genomic segment of Bubalus kerabau isolate K-KA32 ecotype Philippines breed swamp buffalo chromosome 6, PCC_UOA_SB_1v2, whole genome shotgun sequence:
CTATAGAGTGGGAGAGAGGCCAAGAAGAGGGGAATATTGATCCCTGCTCCTGATCTGATGGGGATTGGGGCCCCTGAACATAGGGTTCCAGACACTGGTGCTTGAGCCAGGTGGGGAGGAAACCAatctgcaagggcttcccagaaGAGGGGAGCATGGTGAAATATTAAGGGTGAAGGGAGAATGGGGCTGGGGATGTGGAAAACCCTGGGAGAGGGTATTGGAATTTGGGAAAAAGGTGGGCCCAACAGTATCCAGTTGGAGAATATTTATTTGCTCATTCAGGAGGCCGTCACTGATTGCCCTCTCAGGGTTCAGTACCATGCCTGCCTGTCAGCCTCGGCCATCAAAGAGGTCTCAGTCTAGTAGGCTCCCACCTCTTTGCCAGCAACAGATCAGGGCTGGGTCTGTGGAATTGATTGAGAAAGGGAGATGTGAGAAGCAGAGGGGGCCCATCCTGGTTCCTTCAGGTGATGTCAGTGGCTCTGGCCAGGTAGAAGAGTCTTGGGAAAAACTGACCCTGCTCCCCTCCCGCACAGCTGGCTTTGGGGGCATCCTGGGCTTGGGCAGCCTGGGCTTGGGCTCTGCCAACTTCATGGAGCTGCAGCAGCAGATGCAGAGGCAGCTGATGTCCAATCCTGAGATGCTGTCGCAGATCATGGAGAACCCCCTGGTCCAGGACATGATGTCTAACCCCGACCTGATGCGCCACATGATCATGGCCAACCCCCAGATGCAGCAGCTGATGGAGCGGAACCCCGAGATCAGTCACATGCTCAACAACCCTGAGCTTATGAGGCAGGTGGGTCTGAGAGAAGTTTGGGGGGGGCGTGGAGGACCCCGGGCACCCAGCTGTACCCTGTCTTACCTTTTCCTACCTTGTCCTACCTTgatatgttcattcattcattcaacagctcATGTTTTGAGCACTGGGGGTACAGTGATGAAAAGACATAGGCCTAGCTCTCTAGGAactacttcttttttcttttctttttagatttgttttatttatttatttatttttggccgtgctgggtctttgttgctgcgtgggctttctctagttgctgcgagtgggggctactcttcgttgcggtcttctcattgcggtggcttctcttgttgcagagcccaggctctaggacacacgggcttcagtagttgtagcttgtGGGCTTGGTAGTTGctgctcttgggctctagagctcaggctcagtcatagtggtgcacaggcttagtcgctccatggcatgtgggatattcccagaCCTGTGTCCTCtccgttggcaggcggattcttaaccactggaccaccagggaagtcccccagcaaCTTCTGGTCTCAAAGGGAAGTAGGACAAATAAGAAGGCATTTATAGTACAGCATGGGTAGTACTATCATAGAGATGGTCACAGGATCCCTTAGGAGCACACAGAAGGGCTCCTGACCCTACCCTGGGGTCAGAGGGGGCCATAAAGGAAGTGTTGCCCAAGCAGAGACCCAAAAGAGGAAGAATGAAccagagggaaaaagaagagtATTCAGGGCTAAGGGACAGCAAGCACAAAGGCCTGGGAATGAAAAGTAGGATTGGAGACCTTTGTGGCTGGGCAGGGCCAGGTGGATAAGGGAGGGTTAGGTGAGTGAGGAAGACCCAGGCAAGGGGGTCTGGTGTTGGTCTTCGGGAGCTCCGTCTTGTAGCCACCCACTAGGGGATGAGGGTAGATGATCTTAGCAGAACTGTGGACACTAGTGCTGGACTCACCAGAAGGTAAGTCCCATAAGGGCAAGACTTTGCAaatgttttgttcactgcctagAACAGTGCATAGTGTATAGCTACCACTGGTGTATAGTTACCACTCAATAAGTACTTAGTAAATGAATGACTTGTGGAATAAGAGATCAGAGGCTTATCATAGACATAAAAGTGTCTTAGAAGAGGCATGTATGGAGCAGATTTAGGaagaaggacagggaaagctTTCCAATGGATGGGAACAAGCAGCCGCTGTACTCACTGTCCCCTCGTTATTGAGAGTGAGACATTGGCTCCCAAGAGAAAGCCCTCATCCTATTTCTCAAGATTCAGTGAGGCCAAAGACCTGTAGTGAGATCCAGAAGGTGTTGGTAGCATCGTCCCAGCTTGAATCCTTTCCCCTCATCAATTTGTGGTCATTTATCAGAAGCTGTAATCTAGTCTTGGTCAGACAGACCAACCTGGCCTTGAACCCTGTCTCCACCACTAACTGACTGTGGGTACTAGACAATGAGTCTCTGAGCCTATTTTCTTATCTGCTAAATAGGGACAGAGAAACATACTTGGGATGGTTATCATGGGGATTAAATGACTTGAATTCTGTAAATTACTTAGCTCAGTGCCTATATGTAGTAACTGTTCAATagatgttaattttttcttttgctttctcccctttctcacgtcctttctttcttttttttttttttaatatttatttagtttacttacttggctgtgctgagtcttcatgcaggatctttagttgtggcatgtgggatctagctccctgactagagatcgaacccagggccccttgaactgggagctcagagtcttagccactggaccacaagggaagtccctctcatGTCCTTTCTTATTGAACTTCCTTGTGTTCCCTGATACTTCTGCAGATCCCCTGAACCTGAGAGAGGAAAGCTGCTGCCCTCACCCCATCTGGGATCATACCCCCAAAAGTCAACCAGAATACCCACAGAGAGGCAGGGTTGGAGCCAAGATGACAATAGAGAAAGGAAATCCAGTTCACCCTCCTCCCAGCCACTCTGGATCGGTTCCTGGGCCCGGGACCCTAGTCCTGGTCCCCCTCTTCAAGGCCCAGTCTTTTTCAAGCTTGGTGACACCCTGGTTCCAGagtcactctctctctttcccttttctacCAGACAATGGAGCTTGCTCGAAATCCAGCCATGATGCAGGAGATGATGCGGAACCAGGACCGGGCTCTAAGCAACCTGGAGAGCATCCCTGGAGGGTACAATGCCCTCCGCCGCATGTACACAGACATCCAGGAGCCCATGTTCAGTGCTGCCAGGGAGCAggtggggccaggggctgggctgtGGGAGGGCAGTCTGAACGCGGGAGCACCCAGCCCAGACCCAGGCAAGCCTGAGGTGCTATCtgctcctctttccttccctagTGCCCTGAGGGTAGGCCTTGGCTTGAAGGTGGTTTTCACAGGGCACAGCCGGGGATGGTCCATCTCGGCATGGGACTGAAGCACTGGGGCAGAAGATAGCAGAGGTCCCTAGGGAGTGGGGGCAGTGCAGTATCCAAGGGCTTTGACATTGTTCTGGCAGACTTCTTGCGCCGAGGGCTCAAAGGTTGTGGGGCAGGCCTGAGGTCAAAGAGCCCACCCTTCCACAGTGTGTCTCAAGTGTGGTCCACAGATCACCTGCATCAGAAGCACCTGGGGTGCTTGTTAATCATGAGATTCCTGGTTCCCACCTTTGAGATGCTTATTGAATCAATCTCTGGAATTAAGCCTTGGGAATATGTGCTTTCAAAAATgctttgtgaatttttttcaaatatacaaaaagtATAGCATTCTCTCATATCAAAGTTTAATTTACACGAAATACATTATGCATTTACCTGTTTCAAAACTCAGAAGTTACACAAAGTAAACAGAAGGATATTTAAAAAGAGTGGAAAGGTATCCAAGCTTAATAAAAGTATACAAAAGGGATCCTTCTATTTCCATCTCCCAGCCCTCTCTTTTCTATCCCGGagttaatgaatatttttagtaTTGTGTGTGTTTTCCTAGATATCTTTAACATTAGCAAATAAGATATTACACATGGAATTGCAGCCGTCAcatgcccctcccccatcctatgcctctctttccctctcGGAGTCACTACCACCCTGATTCGCTGTTTGTCGTTTTGATTCTTTTATTACCTATGTATGTATCCATAAATAATCTGTGGcatcattttgcatattttttcaaCCTTATGGAAGTGATATGCTGTTTGTATAATTTTagacttgctttttaaaaacatgtaaaaatgtttcatttgaaGAATAATATAGTTGCAGAAAGGTACACATATCCTAAGTGTTCAGCTTGATGGATTTTCACAAACTGAACAGCCTGTCCCCACAACCAGCACCCAGGTAGGAGAGTGGGACCTCACAATACTTTTTCCTTGTGGAAAGGAAAAAGCACCATGTCCTGAGCAGTCCATGCCATCCCAGCAGATTGCTTGTTCATGGCATCGCTAGTGGTAGtgttattcgctcagttgtgtctgactctttgtgaccccatggactgtaacttgccaggatcctctgtccatgggattctccaggcaagaatactggagtgggctgccattcccttctccagaggatcttctagacccagggatcaaacccaggtctcctgtgctgcaggcagattctttagtgtgcTCCTTGCTGGCTCTGTTCCTATAATGATACCACGTTGTCTTAATTAAGCCTGGGCATCAGGTAGGGtgactctcccctcccccctgcAGCTTATTCTTCACTGTCATCTTGATGATTATTGCCATTGCTCTTTCAAATTTTAGAAAGTGCTTATAGGAATTGAAAGTGCTTATGAAGATTACCTGTGGGTTTTtagtttaagttttattttacttaagtatttaatttaaaatgtatatcaaAGTAATGCATGtacctggttaaaaaaaaaaatttcaagtagtTGAGCAAGGCTTATTCAGCTTATTCAGCTAATTCTGATATACTTTAAGGTGTGGGAACCACTGGCTCAGCTAAAAGAGCAGTGTTTGGCAACAGCAAGCTTGCGTCCGAACACCTGCCCCACCATTCTTCAGCGGTGTGGTTTTAAGCGAGTTGCTTCAGCCTCCCTGAGTTTTCTGCTGCCTCATTTTCAAAATGGAGACAATGTATTATAGCATTGTCCTCAATCATTTTGGTCTCTGGAtcgctttatttatttattaaaaaaattgggttttttttgccttactgcacagcatgtgggagggatctagttccctcatcagggatcaaacctgcaccccttgcagtggaagcatggagaccTAACCACTAGATTACTAGGGAATTCCACTCTGGACCCCTTTATATAGTTAGGACCCCAAggaggttttgtttttgtgggtTAGGTCTATTGATATTCACTGAAtctgaaattaaaactgagaatttaaataaatatttatgaactcatttaaaaataacaataaacccATTGCACATTAATATAACCAGcatgctcttttaaaaaataactttagggcttccctggtggtccagaggttaagaatccacctgccaatgcaaaggacacgggttcaattcctggtccgggaaggtcCCACATACCACAGGGTAAACTAAGCCACAACTGCTGGAgcccgcgtgccctagagcccgtgctccacaacaagagaagccaccacaatgagaagcctgcaactagggaaaagcctttgtgcagcaatgaaaatccagagcagtcaaaaataaaatgttaaaacaatttaaaaaaaaaactaataataacTTTATCTCCCAAAACAAAACTTTAGAGGAGAGAATGGCCTTGTTCGACATTTTTGCAGATCTCTTGAATGTCTGGCTTATGTAGCTGGGTTCTCAGATCAGATCTGCTTCTGTATTCAGTCCATTGCACTGTCACATGTTATGTAGCCTTTGGAAAACACCCCTGAATACTTATGagagaatgagagtgaaaaaggcaaataatgtcTTAGGgttataaaaattgtttttaaactttgcagAGGTCctaggaccacactttgagaactggtATATTAGAGGGATATTATAAGCATTAGAATGAATGGgtcaggcacatagtaggtgctcaataaatggccgTTGTTATCACTTTGGGGAGTTCTGGCAAAGAGATTCAGGCCTTAGGGTGTACGGGGAAGAGCAAAGCAGGACCCAGAACTAGCTGGGGTTGGGTGCTAGGCAAGTTAGCAGAACAGGAAATCTGCAATGATGACAAAGACTGAAACTGTGGTACACGTTCCCTGGCCTGCAAATGCTATTATCTGAACAGGCGTCTGGTAGGGCAAAGGAACCACAGCTCAGAGCAGGAGTTTAACAGGAAAAGTAACAGGATATGAACCTTCCTGGTGCGGTGGGGCTGAGGCTGCTCAGGTACCTCCTGCATGGGTAAGGCCTGCCTGGGGACAGGAGAGGGAGGCTGAGCAAGAGGAGGAGGCCTGAGCTCCCTCAGCCATCACATGCCTCAGACAGAGCTCTTTCCTGGCTATCAGCGGGTCCAGAGGGAGGAGGTTCAGATGCAGGTTCGGGTGCCCCCTTGGGCAGCCCATCATGTAGTGGGGTGCAGACCCTGAGACAATCCTGGGTAACATCCTAGGGGGCCTGATGCTCGGGGGTACTGTTTAGCTGAAGCAGCCAGTCTaagaagatgggggtggggaggagaaagaagagactaCATGGAGGAAGCAACAGAGGACAAGACCTAGGGAAGGGTGCTCAGCCAGAGGCGTGCCCCTCTGAGGGGCTCCACGTGATGTTCCTGGATGGGCAGAATGCCACATGGGGGATCTGGAGGTGAGGAAGAAGGTTCAGCGGAGTTAGACTTGGACTGAGGTGGCTGGAAAAGGGAGAGCTGAAGGCAAATAGGGGTTAGAGTAGAGTCAGCTCCCATCAAGCCAATAGTTAcctattgagcacctactaatgTCAGGGGCCAGATGTACAAAGGTCAATCTGACATTGTCTCTGCCCCTTAAGAGCTAAGGAAAACCAGTATCTCGCTGCACAGTAGGAAACGTGTGTGTCAAGTATTATAGAGCACAGAGAAGACTAGAAACCAAATATTTAGAGCCACCAGGGGAGATGGGGATGTTTCCGGTGATCTGAGGGGTTCATTTATCCAGTCATTAGCATCAGCCAACTCCCACCTTGCAGGGTGAGGGTGAAGTCGGCCGTTGTGAGATCAGAAATTGACATGAGGACCTCCACAGTTTTAgatctctctccctttcctggggACGGGGAGGCTATTAggtgagaagaaagaaagggccTAGCCCTTCTCCCTGATCTGTTTCAGTCCTTAACCCAAAACCTTTCCCTCCTCCCAGTTTGGCAACAACCCCTTCTCTTCCCTGGCCGGGAACTCCGACAGCTCATCCTCCCAGCCTCTGCGGACTGAGAATCGAGAGCCCCTCCCTAACCCCTGGAGCCCCTCGCCCCCCGCCTCCCAGGCCCCCGGGTCCGGTGGGGAGGGCGCCGGAGGATCAGGGGCCAGCCGGGTGCACCCGACGGTCTCCAATCCCTTTGGGATCAATGCGGCTAGCCTGGGGTCAGGTATGTCCTGGGGTGGGCGGAGCTGAGTGGGGTCACCAGGGCAGTCCCCTGCCCCAGGCCTGAAAGGGGTTCACACTGCTCCAGAGTACTGAAGACAGAGGTGAGACTGTATTAGAGCCACAGACAGAGCTCTGTGGGCTGGAGTAGCGGCTTCAGCCCTCAGAGGGTGAGGCTTGGTTCTAGCCCTTTCCCAGTGTTCCCAAGAGCAACCTAAGTAAAGGCTTGTGAATAAACCAGGCCCCACTTTCTAAGCTCTTTCAACTCTGTCGGTATTATCCATTGTCAATGGGTTAGACTGGGGATGAGGGTGTGTGAGAGGAATGAGGGACGGGTAGATGTGAGGCTGGGCGAGAGGGATGTACAGAGCTGCCTTGTACAGAAGTGTAGGTTATGCGCTGCACAACCCTGGGAGATGCCCCATTTATCAAGACTATGACTGTAAATGGCCCTAGGGATGTCTggtagatgccatgatctctctGTACTCTGCGGAATATCTTGGTCGGGAAAGTCCCTTCCCCTCTAAATGCTTATTTCATAAATAAGGGACTTGAACCTGACCCATGGTTTCAGAATTATACTGCTGAGTCTTGAGGGGTCTGGACCATTGCCAGGACGGGGGAAGACCGCATGGGAAGGGCTCCAGGCCTTCTGCCCCAGCTCCAACCAGATCGTTGACATACTTGGTTTCCTAGTGAGATTTGGTTTGAGGAAAGGGTCTCTGCTGCTAGGACAAGCTTGAAAACCATTGATCTGGGTCATCTTTAGTCAAATCCTTTCCAACTCTAACATTATCTGACCTGTGGCAGGAACAGAGGGATAGGAATCAGACCCAGTTTGTaaccagcttgatcattgcaGAGCAGATGGTGAGGGACCCAGGCCAAAGCAGAGCAAGATGACCTCAGGGTCAAGAGAGACTTGGACCCACTCCCCGGGATGTGGGTGCCCACTTTACTGTTGCCTTTCTGAGTTTTGCAACCACTCAGTGCCTGAAGTAAGGTAGATTGAAATCAGGCATCTGGTTTCCATTTGGACcccttttctcttgttttgttttttttcccttctatcctAGGGATGTTCAACAGCCCAGAAAtgcaggccctcctccagcagatctctGAGAACCCCCAGCTGATGCAGAACGTGATCTCAGCCCCCTATATGCGCAGCATGATGCAAACGCTTGCCCAGAACCCCGACTTTGCTGCTCAGGTATGGGACTGGCATGAGGGGGAGTGTGCTGGGGGCTGTGACTTGTGATGATCCAAATGCTccagagccagactgcctgggtttctGTATtgagctctgccacttcctagctgCATGAGCCAGGCAAGTTATTTAtccccagtttcctcattggtaaaatggTAATAACAATAGTACCTGCCTTGGAGTTGTGAGGGTTAAGTGAGTTAATAacataaagtgcttagcacatggcctggcacagagtaagcccTGTGTACTCAGAAATGTTCGCTATTATCCTCATCAGACTGGCTTCTGACTCTTGTCCTTGTCCAGAGTATAGTTCCAGTTCCTCTCACTGTCCCACCTAGGACTTCAGGATACTCTGAGATCCTTGGAAACGCTGGCCCGATTTCCTACAGTGGTGGGGTGCTGAGGGAGATGAGGCGGTGGGGGCATTGTGAGGGTGGGTAGGCCCAGGCCTCCCCCTGCTACCTTCACCCTGGCAGATGATGGTGAACGTGCCGCTCTTTGCGGGGAACCCCCAGCTGCAGGAGCAGCTCCGCCTGCAGCTCCCGGTCTTCCTGCAGCAGGTAAGTGAGGAGCCTAGACGGGTGGAGGTTGAGGGCCACCCGGGTAGACCCTGAGGCCCAGTGGGTGGAGCTTAAGGGAGGGGCCGCGCCTGGCCTCTGGACTCAGGGTCTAGGCTGCCTCCCGTCTCCTGCCACCTCCTTTCCATGTTGTTTCCCACCAGATGCAGAACCCAGAGTCACTCTCCATTCTCACCAATCCCCGAGCCATGCAGGCGCTGCTGCAGATCCAGCAGGGACTGCAGACCTTGCAGACTGAAGCCCCAGGGCTGGTACCCAGGTGAGGGGCGGGGGCAAGTGGGCAACAGGGATCTGGCTCCTCCTCCCCCTCAAGCCCTTTTCCTGCTGCTCTCAGCAGCCCTTGTGTTCCTGAGGatctgttttcctgtttcttccaaCTGCTTTTCCTGCTGGATCTCACGTTCCCACCCTTTTCTCAGAGGCCGTCTCCCCCTTCTCCGTCTCTCCTGCCTGCAGCCTTGGCTCTTTTGGGATGGCCCGGCCCCCAGCATCCTCTGCAGGCAGCAACGCCGGGTCTGCGCCCGAGGTGCCCACCTCCTCGCCAGCCCTCCCAGTCACGTCATCTCCAGCAGGGGCCTCCAGCGCTCAGCAGCAGCTCATGCAACAGATGATCCAGCTTCTGGCTGGAAGCGGAAGTTCACAGGTACGCAGGGCAGCGGACTGGTGCTAGGACCCTGCGGTGCTAAGGGTGGCAGTCAAATGGAAACAGCAGGCTTTGGAGTCAGCCAGACCTGGCTTTAGTTCCTGGTCTGCTACTTTCGAGCCTTAGGTAAGTAACTGATCTTCCATAAGTTTAGTTTCCACAGCTGTGACATGGAGATAGTGATAGCACTTACTGGGTTAGCCGAGCACTGGTCTGTGTGCCTTGTATGTAAGAGCTCACTTCCTTTACTCTTCACAGCAGCCTTGTTCTTACTCTTTCTGTGTTACAAAGGGGGACACTAAATCCCAGAGATGTTAAGTGGCTTTCTCAGAGTCACATAGTGAGTGAGTAATGAAGCTGAAATTCAAACCGAGGCATATTGGCTCCAGGATTTACACTTTAGCTGCTGTGTTTTACTACTTCTGCTGTATCAGAGGACTCTTTCGATAATTAAAGCAGCCTctgtctgggacttccctggcagtccagtggtttaagactccacatttccactgcagggggcacgggttctatccctggtcagggaactaagatcccatatgctatgtGGTGcggccaaaacaaaaataaaaatgaataaagcagcCTCTGTCTGTGAGACTGGAgaagaggattctgggaggagAGGTGACCAGAGCCCTGGGCTACAAAGTCTTAGGCCTGGGGCTTGGGGGCAGAGCAGGGGATTacctcagggaagccccttaacctTTCTCCGACCTCTGTGACCTCTGGGGAAAGCCTTTCAACAGAAATGGAAGTGTGCCCAGCTCTGTGCGAGGCACTGAGAGGGCTGGGTGAAGCGCTCTCCAAGGCCCAGTCCAGCTGCGTCTGGAGCCCAGTGTGGGTGGATCATGCTGAAAACATCACAGAGTGGCAAAGGGCTCCTGTACTGCGGGTTGGGCGCTCTCACTGCTGGGCTCCTTCCAACCCTGAGTCTTCTGTTCGTGATCTAGGCTATGGCTTCCTGAACATCCCTGGGGGAAAACGTTTCCAGGAGATGTGTTTTGGAGTGTCAAAAACGAAAAGCCTCCTCTTTTGTAAATAACTGTGTTTGTTGATGGGTTAAACACAATTAAACAGGTGCGTGTTTTCCGCGGACCCTTCTCTGACCTTTATTGTGGTCGTGTGTGTGACAGTTGCCAGGAGCAGGTTTGGAGGCAGTATTTACTGACCACAGAACATTTGGCTTTTGGACTGCCTGTTAACATCTCCAGAGTGCTGATGGAAAGCAGTTAGGAATATCGGCTGATCTAGACCTATTTGTTACTTTGAAATTTCAAGAAAGAtgcgcccctcccccccccccatgaTGGCACAGCTGTTTAGTGATCTGGGACGCCGGCTCCCCTGGCCTCTGTTTGCTGGTCATCGACCCCTGCCCCATTGGTTGATTCTGAGGAGGACTTCGTCTCTCCATCATAAACACTCGGAATCAGCTAGGCCCTCTAGGGTTGGTCCTGAGCCCACTTCACAAGGCTTGTCCCCTCCAGGTGCAGACGCCAGAAGTGAGATTtcagcagcagctggagcagcTCAACTCCATGGGCTTCATCAATCGTGAGGCCAACCTGCAGGCTCTGATCGCCACGGGAGGGGACATCAACGCAGCTATCGAGAGGCTCCTGGGCTCTCAGCTCTCCTAACCCCTCAGCCCGGGCCTCTTGCGTCTCTCCTCCCTTGATGCCCGCGTTTGGCTCCTCTGTCAGCCTGGCCCTCTGCAGCTTGTCATCCCTTCTGCTCTTCTCCCTTGTTCTCTCCAGACAGCAGGGTGACTTTAGAGGGGTGGGCCCCAGCCCCGCGGCTCTGAGAATTCCACTTTTACTTCACCTCTTGTAGAATCTTCTCTCCTGGTCCTGCCTGCTTGAGCAGAGAGAGCTGTTTAAACAGTTTTCAGTTTTTGCTGATCGGCCCCACCTCCTTACTCCACAACCATCTTTTGCAGCCTTCACACTTCTCAGTGGCAGTGCAGAGTTGAAGGAGGAACCCACTGTCTGCTTTATTAGAACAGGGTCTTCTGTTTCTATCACTAGGATTTTTCTTGTCTTATGATTACTTTTGGTAactcttcctcctctctttcccctcatcccctcccacctccagcctACCCAGCGCTAGACTTCCATCCTCTGAAGGAAAGGAAGGTGAAGCAGGCTGTGATTTTCCTCCTCACCCCATGTTCTGATCACTTTCAGGGGGTCTGTTGGGATTCCCAGTGGAAGGAAGATGCTTGTTCCCCCTGTCTGAAGGGAGAGATAAGACGCGGCCCCCCTGGAGCAGGAGTTAACAAGccctgaagtgaagttgctcagtcatgtctgactctttgcaaccccgtggactgtagcctgccaggctcctctgtccatgggattctccaggcaagaatactggagtgggttaccatttccttctccaggggatcttcccgacccagggatcaaacttgggtctcctgcattggaggcagacgctttaacctaaGCCCTGGACCAACCCAATAAGGGGATGAGGGAATGAGACTTTCTGGAGGAAGGGAATGGGGGAAACAGCGTGAGCAGAGGACTTAGAAGTTGGAATTGACAGGGAATGGAAACACTAATAGTTCTTTTAGTCCACAGAGTCTAGGCTTTGGCCTGGCAAAGGAGATTTAGAAATGGTAATGAAATTTGAGCTGAAGAAAAGGGTTCAGAGAAGCTAAACAGTATGGCTCACAAGGGATTATATTGGCTCCATTTCCTCAAACACACATGCTTCTGTACATTCACACACATTTCCATGAACCCAGGACCTGCCCGCATCTCCAGGTACCAGTGATTTAAGCCCCGCTCAGAAGACATGAAGAGGACTGGGGTCTGTCTCAGCAgtgagggtgtgtgtgggtgggtggttgcatgcacgcacgcacacatgtgCATGTGAGTTGAGTGGGAGGGTGGATACCTTATTGATTTCTGGTTTAGAGTTTTATCCCACCAGACAGAAGTAGGCAGAAGGGCCTGTCTAGGTCAGGAATATATACACCCTGGAGAGCTAGGTCCCCTAGGCCTCTGGATGCCTGGGTAGTATGGGGACCCCTTCTGAAGCTGTCAGGGCTGTGACTGGCACCCTTGATTACCCCTTCTCTTATTGCTTTTGGGGAATAGTGGGGGAGGAGTCTTTCTAGAACCCTTGGCCGCTCCTGCCCTtgagttttcactgtttccctccAGG
This window contains:
- the UBQLN4 gene encoding ubiquilin-4 isoform X3, encoding MAEPSGAETRPPIRVTVKTPKDKEEIVICDRASVKEFKEEISRRFKAQQDQLVLIFAGKILKDGDTLNQHGIKDGLTVHLVIKTPQKVQDPATATASSPSTPDPASAPSTTPASPATSAQPSTSGSATSDTGSGSRRGSGGGTSPGTGEGPPSATASILSGFGGILGLGSLGLGSANFMELQQQMQRQLMSNPEMLSQIMENPLVQDMMSNPDLMRHMIMANPQMQQLMERNPEISHMLNNPELMRQTMELARNPAMMQEMMRNQDRALSNLESIPGGYNALRRMYTDIQEPMFSAAREQFGNNPFSSLAGNSDSSSSQPLRTENREPLPNPWSPSPPASQAPGSGGEGAGGSGASRVHPTVSNPFGINAASLGSGMFNSPEMQALLQQISENPQLMQNVISAPYMRSMMQTLAQNPDFAAQMMVNVPLFAGNPQLQEQLRLQLPVFLQQMQNPESLSILTNPRAMQALLQIQQGLQTLQTEAPGLVPSLGSFGMARPPASSAGSNAGSAPEVPTSSPALPVTSSPAGASSAQQQLMQQMIQLLAGSGSSQVQTPEVRFQQQLEQLNSMGFINREANLQALIATGGDINAAIERLLGSQLS
- the UBQLN4 gene encoding ubiquilin-4 isoform X5, whose protein sequence is MAEPSGAETRPPIRVTVKTPKDKEEIVICDRASVKEFKEEISRRFKAQQDQLVLIFAGKILKDGDTLNQHGIKDGLTVHLVIKTPQKVQDPATATASSPSTPDPASAPSTTPASPATSAQPSTSGSATSDTGSGSRRGSGGGTSPGTGEGPPSATASILSGFGGILGLGSLGLGSANFMELQQQMQRQLMSNPEMLSQIMENPLVQDMMSNPDLMRHMIMANPQMQQLMERNPEISHMLNNPELMRQTMELARNPAMMQEMMRNQDRALSNLESIPGGYNALRRMYTDIQEPMFSAAREQFGNNPFSSLAGNSDSSSSQPLRTENREPLPNPWSPSPPASQAPGSGGEGAGGSGASRVHPTVSNPFGINAASLGSGMFNSPEMQALLQQISENPQLMQNVISAPYMRSMMQTLAQNPDFAAQMMVNVPLFAGNPQLQEQLRLQLPVFLQQMQNPESLSILTNPRAMQALLQIQQGLQTLQTEAPGLVPSLGSFGMARPPASSAGSNAGSAPEVPTSSPALPVTSSPAGASSAQQQLMQQMIQLLAGSGSSQGVCWDSQWKEDACSPCLKGEIRRGPPGAGVNKP
- the UBQLN4 gene encoding ubiquilin-4 isoform X4, with translation MAEPSGAETRPPIRVTVKTPKDKEEIVICDRASVKEFKEEISRRFKAQQDQLVLIFAGKILKDGDTLNQHGIKDGLTVHLVIKTPQKVQDPATATASSPSTPDPASAPSTTPASPATSAQPSTSGSATSDTGSGSRRGSGGGTSPGTGEGPPSATASILSGFGGILGLGSLGLGSANFMELQQQMQRQLMSNPEMLSQIMENPLVQDMMSNPDLMRHMIMANPQMQQLMERNPEISHMLNNPELMRQTMELARNPAMMQEMMRNQDRALSNLESIPGGYNALRRMYTDIQEPMFSAAREQFGNNPFSSLAGNSDSSSSQPLRTENREPLPNPWSPSPPASQAPGSGGEGAGGSGASRVHPTVSNPFGINAASLGSGMFNSPEMQALLQQISENPQLMQNVISAPYMRSMMQTLAQNPDFAAQMMVNVPLFAGNPQLQEQLRLQLPVFLQQMQNPESLSILTNPRAMQALLQIQQGLQTLQTEAPGLVPRGRLPLLRLSCLQPWLFWDGPAPSILCRQQRRVCARGAHLLASPPSHVISSRGLQRSAAAHATDDPASGWKRKFTGTQGSGLVLGPCGAKGGSQMETAGFGVSQTWL